CAGTCTGCCGGTACGGTGGAATTCGTGGTCGGCAAGAACCAGGATTTCTACTTCCTGGAAATGAACACCCGCCTGCAGGTGGAGCACCCCGTCACCGAACTGATCACCGGCCTCGACCTGGTCGAGCAGATGATCCGCGTGGCGGCCGGCGAAAAGCTGACCGTGACCCAGGCTGATGTCAAGAAGGAAGGCTGGGCCATCGAGTGCCGTATCAACGCCGAGGATCCCTTCCGCAACTTCCTGCCCTCGACTGGCCGTCTGGTGCGCTTTGTGCCGCCGGAGCAGAACCTGTTCCAGGGCGAAGCCACGACCGACTATGGCGTGCGCGTGGACACCGGCGTGGTCGATGGCGGCGAAATCTCCATGTACTACGATTCCATGATCGCCAAGCTGATCGTGCACGGCAAGGACCGCAACGACGCCATCGCGCGCATGCGTGAAGCCCTGAACGGCTTCGTGATCAAGGGCGTGCAGAGCAACATCCCGTTCCAGGCCGCGCTGCTGGCACATCCCAAGTTCGTGAGCGGCGATTTCAATACCGGCTTCATCGCCGAGAACTACGCCGACGGCTTCCGTTCCGAAGACGTGCCGCACTCCGATCCGTACTTCATGGTGGCCATGGCTGCGCGCCTGCACATGTGGTACCGCAACCGTGCACAGGGCCTGCAGGGCAAGTTCTGGGAAGGCTACAAGCGCCTGCCCAGCCGCGAGTTCGTGGTCTGCACGCTGGACAAGGACGGCAACAACACCTACACCGCTGTGGATCTGGGCGAAGTGGAACTGGGCAAGCCCAGCACCGTGACTGTGCATACGCCCGAAGGCGAGCGCGTGTACGAGGTGCTGGCCGAGTACATGCTGGGCGATTCCCGCATCACCGGCATGGTCAACGGCGAGCCCTTCGTGCTGCAGATGGAGCGCGGCAACCACAAGAATCCGCTGGCTACCCGCGTGACGCACAACGGTTCCCAGATCGATGCCGTGGTGATGCACCCGCGCACGGCCGAACTGCACAAGCTGATGCCCTACAAGGCACCGCCAGACATGAGCAAGTACGTGCTGTCGCCCATGCCGGGCCTGCTGGTGAACGTGGCTGTGCAGCCCGGCCAGAAGGTGCAGGCGGGCGAGCGCGTGGCCGTGATCGAAGCCATGAAGATGGAAAACATCCTGTTCGCCACTGCCGACGGCGTGGTGAAGGCCATCATGGCCAAGGAAGGCGAAAGCCTGTGGGTGGACCAGCCGATCGTTGAATTCGAGTAAGCTGTAGCCCGTGGTGGCCGGCGCGCGAGCGCCGGCCTTTTGTTTTTGTAGCGTGCCCGAGGGGGAGGTGGCCATGCCCAGTTCGCAATCCCGCATCGATGAAAGCTGCTGCCTGCTGGTGGTGGATGCCCAGAACGGCTTCATGCCGGGTGGCGGGCTGCCAGTGGCCGACGGCGATGCCGTGGTGCCGGTGATCAACCGTGTGGCGCCGCTGTTTGCCAATGCCGTGCTCACGCAGGACTGGCATCCGGCGGACCATGTGTCCTTTGCTGCCAACCATCCGGGGCGCGCTCCGTTCGAGACGATTGCCTTGCCCTACGGCACGCAGGTGCTGTGGCCCACGCATTGCGTTCAGGGCACACCCGATGCCGAACTGCATGCCGGCCTGCGCGTGACGCAGGCGCAGCTCGTCCTCCGCAAGGGTTTTCATCGCGAGGTGGACAGCTACTCTGCCTTTGTCGAGGCGGACGGCACGACGACGACCGGCCTGGCCGCCTATCTGCAGGCGCGCGGCATCCGCCATGTGTACCTGTGCGGGCTGGCAACGGATTACTGCGTGGCCTGGAGCGCACTGGATGCGCGCAAGGCCGGTTTTGCAGCGACCGTGATCGAGGATGCCTGCCGTGCCATCGATCTGGACGGCTCGCTGGCCAGGGCCAGGGCCGACATGGAGGCAGCAGGGGTGCAGCGCATCCTCTCTGCGGACCTGACTGGCTGAACTTGCTGCACGGAATGCGGCCGCTGCTGTGGCTGCAACCGCCTCCTGTTGACTGAATCCTCCTGCATGTCCCACATTCTCAAGATTGCCATCCACGCCACGCCAGGGGCCAAGCGCACAGAGGCCGCCGGCCTGTATGGCGACGCGCTGCGCGTCCGCCTGGGCGCGCCACCGGTGGATGGCAAGGCCAACGAGGCGCTGATCGCCTGGGCGGCCGAGACTTTCGGCGTGGTGCGCAAGCAGGTGGAATTGCTGCACGGCGCGGCAGGACGGCAGAAGGTGCTGGCGGTGGCATTTGCCGATGCGGCAGCCTTGAACAAGGGCCAGGCCTTGCTGGCCCGATTGCGTGGAGAAACAACGTGTTGATTGCGCACTTGCGTGAGGAGCTGGACCGGCTGGCGGGCGAAGGCCTGCAGCGACGGCGTCGCGTCGTGCAGATGCCCTGCGGACCGGAGCAGCGGCTGGCGGGACAACAGGACGAATTGCTGTCCTTCTGCAGCAACGACTACATGGGCCTGGCACAGCATCCAGTGCTGATTCAGGCCCTGGCGGAAGGCGCGCAGCGCTGGGGTGCCGGCAGCGGAGCCTCGCATCTGGTGAGCGGACACATGCAGGTGCACGAGGACCTGGAAAACGCCTTTGCGCGGTGGCAGCAAGCCCATATTCCGCAGGCACAGGGGCTGCTGTTTGGCAGTGGCTTCATGGCCAATATGGCGTTGATGACGGCGCTGGGCGACGGCAACACCACCATTCTTGCCGACAAGCTGAACCATGCCTCGCTGATCGACGGCTGCCGTCTGGCCAAGGCCGAGGTGCGGCGCTATCCCCATGGCGATGTGCAGCAGCTGGAGCGCCTGCTGCAGCGCTGCAGCACGCCGGTGAAGCTGATCGTGACCGATGCAGTGTTCAGCATGGATGGCGATATCGCGGACCTGCCGGCGCTGCTGCGTCTGGCCGAGGCCTACGATGCGTGGCTGGTGATCGACGATGCCCATGCACTGGGCGTGCTGGGAGCGCACGGACATGGCAGCCTGGAACATTTCGGCCTGCACAGCGAACGCCTGATCTGGATGGGTACGCTGGGCAAGGCCATGGGCGTGGGCGGTGCCGTGGTGGTGGCGCATGAAACCATCATCGACTGGCTGGTGCAGCGTGCGCGGCCTTACATCTACACCACCGGCATGCCGCCCTCGCTGGCGCAGGCGCTGCTGGCGTCGATGGTGCTGGTCGAGTCGGAGGAGGGCATGGCGCGACGGGCGCACCTGCAGGCGCTGATCGGGCGCCTGCGTGCAGGGCTGGCTGCCTTGCTGCCGGCGCATCCGCACTGGAGCCTGCCGGAGTCGTCCACGGCGATCCAGCCGCTGGTGGTGGGCAGCAATGCCGAGGCCTTGCGTCTGTCTGCGGCGCTGGAGCGCGCGGGCATCTGGGTGCCGGCCATCCGTCCGCCCACGGTGCCTGCGGGGACGGCGCGGCTGCGTTTCACGCTCAGCGCTGCCCATACCGGCGAACAGCTGGATCGTCTGCTTGGCGTGCTGAACGGCCTGCTCGAAGAATCGCGAGAAAAGTTGTGATGGATGTGACGGTGAAACCCGTCCTGCGCGGCTGTTTTGTCACCGGGACCGATACCGAGGTTGGCAAGACGCGCATCACTGCCGGGCTGCTGCGCTGGCTGGCGCGCCAGGGCGTGCGGTCCGCCGGCTACAAGCCGGTGGCGGCGGGCATGGAGCAGGATGCAGATGGCCGCTGGTCGAACGAGGATGTGCGCGAACTGCAGGCAGCAGCATCAGTAGCTCTGGAGGCTGACCAGATTTGCGGAGCGCAGTTCCGGCTTGCCTGTGCGCCGCATATTGCGGCGGAGCGCGAAGGTCGCCAGATTGATCGCACTGCGCTGCATGCGGGTACCCATGCGCTGGCCCCGCTGGCCGACCGCGTGGTGGTGGAGGGCGCCGGAGGCCTGTGCGTGCCACTCGGTGACGACTGGGACAGTGCCGACCTGATGACCGATCTGGGCCTGCCCGTGGTGCTGGTGGTGGGCATGCGCCTGGGTTGCATCAACCATGCGTTGCTCACGGCCGAAGCAGTGTGCGCCCGCGGACTCACGCTGGCGGGCTGGGTGGCCAACAGCGTGCAGCCGTCCATGCCGTTCTTCGAGGAAAACCTGCAGACCCTGACGCAGCAGATGGAGCGTCGCTTCGACGCCCCCTGCCTGGGGGTGGTGCCGTACCTGACACCCTTAACGGCCGATGCAGTGGCCGACAATCTGGATACCCGGCAGCTGTGCCGCGTGTTTGCGCTCGATCAGGAACCACAGGTTTCTCCGGAAGCAAACTCCGTGAAAACCCTGAACCGGTAGACAATACCCTTGCCATGAGTGCCGTACTTGAACAACCTGCAGAACTGCTGCCGGACTTTGATGTGAACCCCTATGCCACCTATGCGCTCTGGCGCGAGGCGGCACCGATTGTGTGGAGCGACGCCTTTTTTGGCGGCGCCTGGCTGCTGACGCGCCATGCCGATGTGGAGGCCGCCCTGCGCGACCCGCGCCTGTCGGCCCAGCGCACCGGTGGCTGGGTGATGGATGTGGCCGAAGGTGACCGGGCCGCGCTGGGTCCGTTCCAGCGCCTGTTTGCGCGGGCGCTGCTGTTCCTCGACCAGCCCGAGCACCCGCGCCTGCGCCAGGTGCTGATGCCGGCATTCCGCCCGCAGCGCTTGCAGGCCCTGCAGCCCGAGATTGCGCAGTTTGCGGCCGAGCTGGTCGATGCGCTGCCGGCAGCGGAAACCTTTGATTTCATGGAGCGCATTGCGCGCCCGCTGCCGGTGCGTGTGATCGCGCGCATCATGGGCGTGGATCTTGCGCTCGAAAGCGATTTCATGCGCTGGGCAGACGATCTGGCGGCCTTTATCGGGGCCGTCAAGCCCACTGCCGAGCAGGCGCGCGTGGCGCAGAAAAGCCTGCTGGAAATGGCCGCCTATTTCGAACAGGACCTGTTGCCGCGCCGGCGCCGCAAGCCCGAGGACGATCTGGTCACCGAACTGGTGCAGGCGCGTGACGATGGCCGCATCACGTCGGACACGGAATTGCTGGCGCAATGCGCCATGCTGCTGTTTGCCGGCTACGAAACCACACGCAACCTGCTGGGCAACGGCATGCTGGTGCTGATGGAGCACCGCGACCAATGGGAGCTGCTGTGCCAGGACCCGGCGCTGGTGCCAGGAGCCGTGCGCGAACTGCTGCGCTTCGACAGCCCCGTGCAGTGGACCGGCCGCCGCGTGATCAGCAACATGGTGCTGCACGGCCAGCCGCTGCGCCGCGGCGATCTGGTGCTGCCGCTGATCGGCTCGGCCAATCATGATCCGCGCCGCCATGAACAGGCCGAAAGCCTCGACGTGCGTCGTGCCAATCCGGGAGCGCTGTCCTTCGGCAGTGGGGCCCATATCTGCATCGGCGCGGCGCTGACCCAGATGGAAGCCCAGACCCTGTTCACCCAGCTGGTGCAGAAGCGCCCCGACCTGGTACAGGCCGGGCCGGTGGTACGCAATGGCAATCCGGTGTATCGCGGGATTCTGTCGCTGCCGGTGCAGGGCACTACTTAAAATATGAACCAGCAAACCATGCAACAAGGAGAAAAACCCATGACCACAGCCCCCATCGCCAAAGGCAGCCCGCGTCCGTTCAAGGTGCTGGGCATCCAGCAGATCGCCATCGGCGGCCCGAGCAAGGAGCGCCTGCAGACCCTGTGGGTGGACATGTTCGGCCTGGAAAAGACCGGCACCTTCCAGAGCGAGCGCGAGAACGTGGACGAGGACATCTGCGCCATCGGAAGCGGCCCGTTCAAGGTGGAAGTGGACCTGATGCAACCCATGGATCCCGAGAAGAAGCCGGCCGTGCACGCCACGCCGCTCAACCACATCGGCCTGTGGATCGACGATCTGCCGGTGGCCGTGGAATGGCTGACGGCGCAGGGCGTGCGTTTTGCCCCGGGCGGCATCCGCAAGGGCGCTGCCGGGTTCGACATCACCTTCATCCACCCCAAGGGCAATGAAGAACTGCCCATCGGCGGTGAAGGCGTGCTGATCGAGCTGGTGCAGGCGCCCGAAGAGGTGGTCAAGGCCTTTGCGGCGCTGGCCAACGGCTGCTGCTGATTTCTGTCAGCCTTGCCCTTCGCGGCGCGCCTTGGCCTTGGCCAGCGCGGCTGCGATGATGGCGCGTTTCTTGTCCAGCACGGCCGGGTCGGTGTGCTGGCTTTGTTCTTCCAGGTGCGCCAGCTTGTGGCGCGCCTTGTCTTCCAGCCGGGCGGCGTTTTCCTGTTCCGCCCGTGCCGTCTGGAACTGGTGAAAGGCATAGCGCTGCAGCGCTTGCTCCGCCAGCGCGGGTGACCAGGCATCCCAGCCCGTGAGCGTGCCGCGGACGGGCTCCATCG
The DNA window shown above is from Brachymonas denitrificans and carries:
- a CDS encoding VOC family protein; the protein is MTTAPIAKGSPRPFKVLGIQQIAIGGPSKERLQTLWVDMFGLEKTGTFQSERENVDEDICAIGSGPFKVEVDLMQPMDPEKKPAVHATPLNHIGLWIDDLPVAVEWLTAQGVRFAPGGIRKGAAGFDITFIHPKGNEELPIGGEGVLIELVQAPEEVVKAFAALANGCC
- a CDS encoding DUF167 domain-containing protein, whose translation is MSHILKIAIHATPGAKRTEAAGLYGDALRVRLGAPPVDGKANEALIAWAAETFGVVRKQVELLHGAAGRQKVLAVAFADAAALNKGQALLARLRGETTC
- the bioD gene encoding dethiobiotin synthase; the encoded protein is MKPVLRGCFVTGTDTEVGKTRITAGLLRWLARQGVRSAGYKPVAAGMEQDADGRWSNEDVRELQAAASVALEADQICGAQFRLACAPHIAAEREGRQIDRTALHAGTHALAPLADRVVVEGAGGLCVPLGDDWDSADLMTDLGLPVVLVVGMRLGCINHALLTAEAVCARGLTLAGWVANSVQPSMPFFEENLQTLTQQMERRFDAPCLGVVPYLTPLTADAVADNLDTRQLCRVFALDQEPQVSPEANSVKTLNR
- a CDS encoding cytochrome P450 produces the protein MSAVLEQPAELLPDFDVNPYATYALWREAAPIVWSDAFFGGAWLLTRHADVEAALRDPRLSAQRTGGWVMDVAEGDRAALGPFQRLFARALLFLDQPEHPRLRQVLMPAFRPQRLQALQPEIAQFAAELVDALPAAETFDFMERIARPLPVRVIARIMGVDLALESDFMRWADDLAAFIGAVKPTAEQARVAQKSLLEMAAYFEQDLLPRRRRKPEDDLVTELVQARDDGRITSDTELLAQCAMLLFAGYETTRNLLGNGMLVLMEHRDQWELLCQDPALVPGAVRELLRFDSPVQWTGRRVISNMVLHGQPLRRGDLVLPLIGSANHDPRRHEQAESLDVRRANPGALSFGSGAHICIGAALTQMEAQTLFTQLVQKRPDLVQAGPVVRNGNPVYRGILSLPVQGTT
- the pncA gene encoding bifunctional nicotinamidase/pyrazinamidase — translated: MPSSQSRIDESCCLLVVDAQNGFMPGGGLPVADGDAVVPVINRVAPLFANAVLTQDWHPADHVSFAANHPGRAPFETIALPYGTQVLWPTHCVQGTPDAELHAGLRVTQAQLVLRKGFHREVDSYSAFVEADGTTTTGLAAYLQARGIRHVYLCGLATDYCVAWSALDARKAGFAATVIEDACRAIDLDGSLARARADMEAAGVQRILSADLTG
- the bioF gene encoding 8-amino-7-oxononanoate synthase; this encodes MLIAHLREELDRLAGEGLQRRRRVVQMPCGPEQRLAGQQDELLSFCSNDYMGLAQHPVLIQALAEGAQRWGAGSGASHLVSGHMQVHEDLENAFARWQQAHIPQAQGLLFGSGFMANMALMTALGDGNTTILADKLNHASLIDGCRLAKAEVRRYPHGDVQQLERLLQRCSTPVKLIVTDAVFSMDGDIADLPALLRLAEAYDAWLVIDDAHALGVLGAHGHGSLEHFGLHSERLIWMGTLGKAMGVGGAVVVAHETIIDWLVQRARPYIYTTGMPPSLAQALLASMVLVESEEGMARRAHLQALIGRLRAGLAALLPAHPHWSLPESSTAIQPLVVGSNAEALRLSAALERAGIWVPAIRPPTVPAGTARLRFTLSAAHTGEQLDRLLGVLNGLLEESREKL
- a CDS encoding acetyl-CoA carboxylase biotin carboxylase subunit, with translation MFTKILIANRGEIACRVIATAKKMGIATVAVYSDADKDARFVQMADEAVRLGPPPSRESYLLADKIIEAAKATGAQGIHPGYGFLSENEAFARRCEEEGIAFIGPKFEAIAAMGDKIASKKLANEAKVNTIPGYNDPIDTPEQAVEIAKGIGYPVMIKASAGGGGKGLRVAFNDKEAHEGFASCRNEARNSFGDDRVFIEKFVEQPRHIEIQVLGDSFGNVIYLNERECSIQRRHQKVIEEAPSPFISDETRKAMGEQAVALAKAVKYQSAGTVEFVVGKNQDFYFLEMNTRLQVEHPVTELITGLDLVEQMIRVAAGEKLTVTQADVKKEGWAIECRINAEDPFRNFLPSTGRLVRFVPPEQNLFQGEATTDYGVRVDTGVVDGGEISMYYDSMIAKLIVHGKDRNDAIARMREALNGFVIKGVQSNIPFQAALLAHPKFVSGDFNTGFIAENYADGFRSEDVPHSDPYFMVAMAARLHMWYRNRAQGLQGKFWEGYKRLPSREFVVCTLDKDGNNTYTAVDLGEVELGKPSTVTVHTPEGERVYEVLAEYMLGDSRITGMVNGEPFVLQMERGNHKNPLATRVTHNGSQIDAVVMHPRTAELHKLMPYKAPPDMSKYVLSPMPGLLVNVAVQPGQKVQAGERVAVIEAMKMENILFATADGVVKAIMAKEGESLWVDQPIVEFE